Proteins encoded in a region of the Anopheles aquasalis chromosome 2, idAnoAquaMG_Q_19, whole genome shotgun sequence genome:
- the LOC126572986 gene encoding vitelline membrane protein 15a-2 has translation MNTIVAAFILSAVVIGCSMADYAKPAYHAAPAHHAPAPAHYAPAPAHHGHGYGHPVVHAYAAKAPHVKCGANLLVGCAPNVAHVPCVPAHGHAHGYGHAPAPAHHGYRSFSEADQASAFEVEE, from the coding sequence ATGAACACCATCGTCGCAGCATTCATCCTTTccgccgtcgtcatcggttgCTCGATGGCCGATTACGCCAAGCCCGCCTACCACGCTGCCCCGGCTCACCACGCCCCAGCCCCAGCTCACTacgctccggctccggctcaccacggacacggataCGGCCACCCGGTCGTGCACGCTTACGCCGCCAAGGCCCCGCATGTCAAGTGCGGCGCTAACCTGCTGGTCGGCTGCGCTCCCAACGTTGCCCACGTGCCCTGCGTGCCCGCCCACGGACACGCTCACGGATACGGACACGCCCCGGCCCCGGCTCACCACGGATACCGCTCGTTCTCCGAGGCCGACCAGGCTTCCGCCTTCGAGGTTGAGGAATAA
- the LOC126572988 gene encoding splicing factor 3A subunit 2-like: MKFLIVAALALLAIGSTQADYPAKGGYGGHHGGHVPCGANLLVGCAPHVAHVPCHPVHGGHHAPAPAYHHAPAPAHHAPAPAYHHPAPVHHAPAPAYHHAAPAHHAPAKY, from the coding sequence ATGAAGTTCCTCATCGTTGCTGCCCTGGCCCTGCTGGCGATCGGTTCCACGCAGGCGGATTACCCGGCGAAGGGTGGATACGGTGGACACCACGGAGGACACGTGCCGTGCGGTGCCAacctgctggttggctgcgcTCCCCACGTCGCTCACGTTCCGTGCCATCCcgtgcacggtggccaccacgcaCCCGCTCCGGCCTACCACCACGCTCCAGCTCCCGCTCACCACGCACCAGCTCCCGCTTACCACCATCCGGCACCCGTTCACCACGCACCTGCTCCGGCCTACCACCATGCTGCCCCAGCTCATCACGCACCGGCCAAGTattaa
- the LOC126572984 gene encoding histidine-rich protein PFHRP-II-like, with product MKFLIAIAALVGVCMADGYGKPAYPAAPVAHHYAAHAPHVKCGANLLVGCAPHVAHVPCHPVHGGHGHAAPAHHGGYHHAAPAKKEYGHAAPAYHHAPAPAPAYHAPAPAHHGGYEAPKKEYGHAAHGYEAPKAHGYEAPKGHGYEAPKAHGYEAPKAHAYGGYGKRSSDFEGAAEMED from the coding sequence ATGAAGTTCCTCATCGCAATCGCCGCTCTGGTTGGTGTGTGCATGGCCGACGGTTACGGCAAGCCAGCGTACCCGGCCGCCCCGGTCGCGCACCATTACGCGGCCCACGCACCGCACGTCAAGTGTGGCGCTAACCTGCTGGTCGGTTGCGCTCCGCACGTCGCCCACGTTCCGTGCCATCCAGTGCACGGTGGACATGGTCACGCTGCCCCCGCTCACCACGGTGGATACCATCACGCTGCACCGGCCAAGAAGGAGTACGGCCATGCTGCCCCGGCCTACCATCACGCTCCAGCGCCCGCACCCGCTTACCACGCTCCGGCCCCAGCTCACCACGGTGGATACGAGGCACCGAAGAAGGAGTACGGACACGCTGCTCACGGTTACGAGGCACCCAAGGCTCACGGATACGAGGCACCGAAGGGACACGGATACGAGGCACCCAAGGCTCACGGATACGAGGCACCCAAGGCTCACGCGTACGGTGGATACGGTAAGCGATCGAGCGACTTCGAAGGCGCCGCAGAGATGGAAGACTGA